The following coding sequences are from one Eucalyptus grandis isolate ANBG69807.140 chromosome 11, ASM1654582v1, whole genome shotgun sequence window:
- the LOC104445664 gene encoding F-box protein CPR1, whose product MESPFITEILNRLPVKSLLQCRCVCTRWRCLIDSRPFMESHLNRSIESSTNLCFCCRGSSSLYCIDLVSPGDVVEIEYPLRWKRIKALGSCRGLLCISKPDVRDVAIWNPFIRRHKFLPPTDTQIGGGLYPSACVHGFGYDDENDDYVLLRLIQTFEEPIESAVSIYSLRANEWRQLQEMPYYLVSTRKMMGVFVHGRLHWLMKRELVPNSAKVLVAFDFRIEEFVEVHQLNFIDNRLDIDLAVLGRCLCLIVYGERRGVDVWIMRDYGLNRPWDMLFSMPNHSRPLGLVRPLAYSQNGREVLVRVGTETLRWHDLPTGHDRRFDIIAMPVLEAEICLRTFVPVN is encoded by the coding sequence ATGGAGAGTCCTTTTATCACCGAGATACTGAACCGATTGCCGGTGAAGTCGCTGCTCCAGTGCAGGTGCGTTTGCACACGGTGGCGTTGCTTGATAGACAGCCGTCCCTTCATGGAGTCGCACCTGAATCGGTCGATCGAGTCAAGCACGAACCTCTGCTTCTGCTGCAGGGGTTCCTCAAGCCTCTACTGTATCGATCTGGTTTCCCCGGGTGACGTGGTGGAGATAGAGTACCCTCTCAGGTGGAAGCGGATCAAGGCGCTAGGGTCTTGCCGTGGGTTACTTTGCATTTCTAAACCGGATGTCCGCGACGTTGCTATTTGGAATCCCTTCATTAGGAGGCATAAGTTCTTGCCTCCTACAGATACTCAGATAGGCGGTGGATTGTATCCCTCTGCTTGCGTTCATGGATTTGGTTATGATGATGAGAATGATGATTATGTGTTGTTGAGGCTGATTCAGACCTTTGAAGAACCAATTGAATCTGCGGTTAGTATCTATAGTTTGAGAGCTAACGAGTGGAGGCAGCTCCAGGAGATGCCATACTATCTGGTCTCGACACGCAAAATGATGGGGGTTTTTGTGCACGGCCGTCTGCACTGGTTGATGAAACGCGAGCTGGTGCCAAACTCGGCAAAAGTGTTGGTGGCTTTTGATTTTCGTATTGAGGAATTTGTGGAGGTGCACCAGCTTAATTTTATAGATAATAGGCTTGACATCGATTTGGCCGTCCTCGGACGGTGTCTTTGCCTTATTGTTTATGGTGAGCGAAGGGGTGTCGATGTGTGGATTATGAGAGACTATGGATTGAACAGACCATGGGATATGTTGTTCTCAATGCCTAACCACTCAAGGCCTTTGGGACTTGTCCGGCCATTGGCTTACTCCCAGAATGGTCGTGAAGTTCTGGTGAGAGTCGGCACTGAGACTCTCCGTTGGCATGATTTACCAACAGGGCATGACCGGAGATTCGATATAATTGCCATGCCAGTCTTGGAAGCAGAAATTTGTTTGCGAACCTTTGTTCCGGTCAATTGA